The Raphanus sativus cultivar WK10039 unplaced genomic scaffold, ASM80110v3 Scaffold2518, whole genome shotgun sequence genomic interval aattttgatttGGATTAGATTACTATTTTTTTAGATTATGATTGATTTGActttttggattcagattttttattcattttaatattaacatgaaaaaaatatggtaacaaattttataaatacatccGAGTGATTGcatggatcaaaatctagtaaccTCTTAAAATgtaaaggtaaaaaaaaactaaccgaGATCAGCAGCTGCTAGTCTGACGTAGAGATCCTGACCTCCGTCAGCAAAATTTCGGATATCCAACAAATCCCCGGTCCAAATCACACATCCTGACCCACCATTACGAATGTCAGTATTAGCGAACGCCTTACAATTGCAATCTTTAAGACACCGTGCTTCACACTCTTCTATCCCAATCCCCCTGTCCACCATCGTCTTCGTAGTATCCGGCAACTTCATATTCTTCAACCGCACAAACCCATCCGTACCGTCACATCTCAGCCTCGTCTTCCTCACGCAACCCTCAAAATCATCTCTCAGATCCCACTTATTCACTggcttaaacccttggacacAGTTACAAACCGGCGAGGTGTTGGAATCGCAATAACCGTAACTCCCACACTGTTCGTAGTTATTGCATATATCCTTTGGTGAGTACCATAACGGTCTCCAGCTCTGTAATCTCTCAACCCAAGTTGATCGTTGTAACAACCCGGTGGGGGTTAGGGTTAAGATGGAGTAAATGTTACTTTTTGTGATACGGTACGAGTAAGTTATTTCTTCATCAGTAGCTGTGAAATTTAAAACTAGGTAATCAACCGGGGTTATCTCCGGTATGCCGTTATACCGGATCCCATCCCATGGACCGCTCCGGTACACTATAGACTCCTTGTTGCGTACGTAAACCTCTGGGAACCCTTTGGTTTCGAATTTAGTCGAGAAATCCCCGCTCGATGGATCGTCTGGGGTTTTCCTGGATCTCAAGAATCTGTTTCTTCCGCTTTTAAGATCCCAACCAAGTTTCATCTCCGGAAGTAAAGTATCTGTCGGAAAATCGAAACTCTGCCACAAGTACTCGTTGTTATTGTTGGAGTCTCTGAGCACGAGGTTACCGTTATCGAGAAGCTCTGCGACCACTGGAGTTGTTCTCACGTTTCCTCCTGTTAGGTTAGTGGACCAAACAGGTTTATTGGAATGATCCGAAATGATGAGATTATTGTTGTCGGAGATTTTGAGAGATCCGTTGGACTCTGAGAGAGGAGTGTCTCTGTTTGCAACCCATACGTAGGTTCTGGTAGGGATTTTCTTGTACCAAATCCCGAGATACCAACGAGAACTTGACGTGGGAGTGAAGAAACCAAGCTCGAAGGTTTCACTACGAGATATGATTGTTTTGTTGCTTGAGATAGTGAGAGATTCTGTAGGCGACATAGTGCTGGCAGCAGAGACACCGAAGGCTGGAAACAAAATGAAAACGAAGGCGAATGTGTAAAGATAATGGTGGTTTGGTACacttctcatctctctctctctccccctctaCGCCATTAATTGTCTTTgagtatgaaaatatttatacaaatatatcttTGAAGATGTCAATCAAGCATGTCGTGTGGTCAATGTGTGAACGTTATTTACACGACTACtagtctcttttctttttgtttcaaggTATTTTCGTTGAACGTACACGACTACTCTCTACATAACTTTCTTGGTCTTcttgtttgtatttgaaataCTATTGACTATGGAGTTTACCTAGCAGGTAAAACCACTCTTCAGTTCGTTCTTGTGTATCAACCAAACAAacccaactttttttttgaacataaatAAAAGCTAGAAAATCCATAAAATTAAGCTATTCGGGCCGACAAAAGAACAAGTATACGGAACACAGACGTTTGtaagtactccctctgtttccctgaaaaaaaatgtttactacAATATTCAggtatataaaaatacaatgaatatttacaatcaaatttatttttttgattatattatacgctttttaatagttattaattaatagtatttaatcagttcaaatatttttagttaattttcttagaatatataaaatactaggtgttttcctgcactatgtgcagtaaaaatatttaaatttaaattaattttaatagataaatttaatctatatttaaaaataaatttttattaatattgtagattttatttttcttataaatattttaatataaatttaatttaattaaacataaaattaagataaatataattttatgtattttaaattatattcaaaaatatgcaagtatatatttagaattataatcttagataaatttttatatctgtttattttaattaaatatattaaataaataattttatgtattttaaattatattcaaaaatatgcatgtatatatttagaattataatcttagataaatttttatatctgtttattttaattaaatatattaaataaaattgtataaattgaataattatcaaaataaaaaataaacagtatttataaaatttgtagatatataggAAAATAATGATTCtacgattaaaattttataatttcctAAAAATTGTATacagttttgaaaattttagtaataaaattttataatttaaaaatacagaACTAATTGATATTTcgaaatatgtatttttagttaattttcttagaatatataaaatacttccTCTTATTTTTAGAAAGGAGGAAAGGAAGTATACGTTAAAGAtgaaaattttctaattttgtaaGACCAATGAAGATTAAAGATGAGAAGGAAAGAGGTTCGAAGAATCGGACAACAACTACCATGAGGATTTCATGATCAACAAATGTTGAAACTTAGTATcggttaataaaataaatctagGCCATATAGGCAATGGCTATTGGACCAGAAATTATGTTGTCAAACTATGAACTTAatataattaacattaaatgtcTGATCTGGTCCGCAAATCTAGGACATCTTAACAATTTGTCCACTCCTACTGGCCTACATACAACCCTTGATAAAGATAAATCCATAAAAAAAACCACAAGATGTTATCCCATACAACCGTGGAGTGTCCATAAAATTCATTTATTGTTTGTATCGTTCACATGCCTTTGTAACTGAACGATACAAAACTCTCGTTCTATTGACACTAAAAACCATGCATATTACGTAAAGActtattcttaggttcacccctagagtgaacctaaaggttcacccaaccaataggaatcacccatttcacaattgatatcttttaaaaaaggaaacaaaatattatcaagttatattatatttttaaaataaaaaatgttaaaaataaataaaagtagtaatatatgcaacaaaaaaaaattaaaatattttaaatccgtCGTCAAAACgttaaaaacaataaatcttaaaaataccaaacccttaatcctaaaaaagtttagggattaagattaaggttttagtatttttaagatttattgttttagtgtttagtttttttagttaaaatttaggattatccaagtatttatgatttacctaagggtttagggtttagagtttagggtttagtatttcgatgatggcataaaaaatatctaattttttttgcatatactagagtttagggtttagagtttaagattatacAAGAGTTTAGcatatacccaagggtttagcgtatacccaagggtttagggtatacttaacggtttagggtttatgatttagggtttagggtttatgatttagggtttagagtttatttttttcgaagatgttaaaaatatatttttaaatcatttttaactactattatttttatttttttcattttatttattttaaaaacataatataacttgacaatattttgtttcctt includes:
- the LOC130505701 gene encoding receptor-like serine/threonine-protein kinase SD1-6, whose product is MRSVPNHHYLYTFAFVFILFPAFGVSAASTMSPTESLTISSNKTIISRSETFELGFFTPTSSSRWYLGIWYKKIPTRTYVWVANRDTPLSESNGSLKISDNNNLIISDHSNKPVWSTNLTGGNVRTTPVVAELLDNGNLVLRDSNNNNEYLWQSFDFPTDTLLPEMKLGWDLKSGRNRFLRSRKTPDDPSSGDFSTKFETKGFPEVYVRNKESIVYRSGPWDGIRYNGIPEITPVDYLVLNFTATDEEITYSYRITKSNIYSILTLTPTGLLQRSTWVERLQSWRPLWYSPKDICNNYEQCGSYGYCDSNTSPVCNCVQGFKPVNKWDLRDDFEGCVRKTRLRCDGTDGFVRLKNMKLPDTTKTMVDRGIGIEECEARCLKDCNCKAFANTDIRNGGSGCVIWTGDLLDIRNFADGGQDLYVRLAAADLG